A DNA window from Streptococcus sp. LPB0220 contains the following coding sequences:
- a CDS encoding aldose epimerase family protein: protein MKQYQESVFGKWQNQEVRAYRLENDKGYQLSVMTYGATILEYVTPDKEDHFTNIILGFDRFEDYVGNSPKYGASIGPVAGRIAGASFELNGETYHLEANNGTNCNHSGSTGWDSALFSVESVTDQEITLYTERADGTGGFPGNLKVWVTYGLTEDGELEIAYRVETDQDTLVNPTNHSYFNLSGNFTQPINDHVFQINHQGLYPIHPDGVPLQTVDRESPVVQHLYQAMLLEDLFKDSDPQIRLVEGLDHPFALPEGHENAGFLYHQPSGRFLTFKSEAPALVVYSANFVDETVHLQGQPMVQHNGLALEFQTVPDAIHSDQAEKVILRAGQVFTSKTSYHAIAKK, encoded by the coding sequence GTGAAACAGTATCAAGAAAGCGTGTTTGGGAAATGGCAGAATCAAGAGGTTCGGGCTTATCGCCTCGAAAATGACAAGGGTTACCAATTATCTGTCATGACCTATGGGGCGACGATCTTAGAATATGTGACACCGGATAAAGAAGACCATTTTACGAATATTATTCTAGGCTTTGATCGCTTTGAGGACTATGTGGGCAATAGCCCTAAATATGGGGCTAGTATTGGCCCGGTAGCAGGCCGGATTGCAGGGGCAAGTTTTGAACTCAATGGAGAGACCTATCACTTGGAAGCCAATAATGGTACCAACTGCAACCACAGTGGATCAACAGGCTGGGACAGCGCTTTGTTTAGCGTGGAGTCGGTAACGGATCAGGAAATTACCCTATACACAGAACGTGCAGATGGAACCGGTGGTTTCCCTGGAAATCTCAAGGTCTGGGTAACCTATGGTTTGACGGAAGATGGTGAACTTGAGATTGCCTATCGGGTAGAAACGGATCAAGATACCTTGGTCAACCCGACCAACCACAGCTATTTCAACCTATCAGGCAACTTCACCCAGCCGATCAATGACCATGTCTTTCAGATCAACCATCAAGGGCTTTACCCTATCCATCCAGACGGTGTTCCTCTTCAGACCGTGGATAGAGAAAGTCCGGTTGTCCAGCATCTCTACCAAGCAATGCTCTTGGAGGATCTTTTTAAGGACTCTGATCCGCAAATCCGTCTGGTAGAAGGATTAGACCATCCATTTGCTCTTCCAGAAGGGCATGAAAATGCCGGCTTTCTTTACCATCAGCCATCTGGACGTTTTTTGACCTTTAAGTCAGAAGCCCCAGCCTTGGTGGTATATTCAGCCAATTTCGTAGACGAAACTGTTCATCTGCAAGGCCAACCAATGGTTCAGCACAATGGCTTGGCTCTAGAATTCCAAACAGTGCCAGATGCCATTCACAGTGACCAAGCTGAAAAGGTCATCTTGAGAGCAGGTCAAGTCTTCACCAGCAAGACTAGCTACCATGCCATTGCTAAGAAATAA